A stretch of Arthrobacter sunyaminii DNA encodes these proteins:
- a CDS encoding isopenicillin N synthase family dioxygenase: MTEIPTSIPVLDLSTARNADGSFNPEFIAQLRDATHRIGFFQLVGYGAGEAKVDDLFDVTKRFFDLPLENRLELDNRKSPHFRGYTRLGTELTQGRPDAREQVDFGPEREPVADYPKDQPFWLVQGPNLFPDEVLPELRQKSMEWGELMSEVGAELLSAISVSLDLPEDHFAEPFEGTPAWMAKLIHYVGGVVKEAGTQGVGSHADYGFVTLLLQDSVGGLEVRPHESDTWIPVDPIPGALVVNLGEMLEVATQGYLSATIHRVTAPAPGVDRYAIPFFWSPRLDAVIDSVELPAELAAQSRGISDDPENPMLASYGSNVLKGWLRAHPQVAQLHHPELVSAK; encoded by the coding sequence ATGACTGAGATCCCCACCTCGATTCCCGTCCTGGACCTGAGCACCGCCCGTAATGCCGACGGTTCCTTCAACCCCGAGTTCATTGCACAGCTGCGTGATGCCACGCACCGCATCGGCTTCTTCCAGTTGGTGGGCTACGGCGCAGGCGAAGCCAAGGTGGACGATCTGTTTGACGTCACAAAGCGCTTCTTTGATTTGCCGCTGGAAAACCGGCTGGAGCTGGATAACCGGAAGTCTCCGCACTTCCGCGGGTACACCAGGCTGGGCACCGAGCTGACGCAGGGACGTCCGGATGCCCGCGAGCAGGTGGACTTCGGCCCGGAGCGCGAGCCCGTGGCGGATTACCCGAAAGATCAGCCGTTTTGGCTGGTTCAGGGTCCCAACCTGTTCCCCGATGAGGTGCTGCCCGAGCTGCGGCAGAAGTCGATGGAGTGGGGCGAGCTGATGTCGGAAGTGGGCGCCGAACTGCTCAGCGCCATTTCCGTCTCGCTGGATCTGCCCGAAGACCACTTCGCCGAGCCCTTCGAAGGAACTCCCGCGTGGATGGCCAAGCTCATCCACTACGTGGGTGGCGTGGTCAAGGAAGCAGGCACCCAGGGCGTCGGGTCGCACGCCGACTATGGCTTCGTGACCCTGCTGCTGCAGGATTCGGTGGGCGGCCTGGAGGTTCGTCCGCATGAATCGGATACGTGGATTCCGGTGGATCCGATCCCGGGTGCGCTGGTGGTCAACCTGGGCGAGATGCTCGAGGTTGCCACGCAGGGCTACCTTTCCGCCACCATTCACCGGGTCACCGCACCGGCTCCCGGCGTGGACCGCTACGCCATTCCGTTCTTCTGGTCCCCGCGCCTGGACGCCGTCATTGACTCGGTGGAACTTCCCGCCGAGCTGGCGGCACAGTCCCGCGGCATCTCCGATGATCCGGAAAACCCCATGCTGGCGTCCTACGGCTCCAATGTTCTCAAGGGCTGGCTGCGCGCCCATCCGCAGGTTGCCCAGCTGCATCACCCGGAGCTGGTTTCCGCCAAGTAA